A single window of Cheilinus undulatus linkage group 12, ASM1832078v1, whole genome shotgun sequence DNA harbors:
- the LOC121518737 gene encoding mitochondrial uncoupling protein 2-like isoform X2, with protein sequence MVGFGPADVPPSAAVKFVGAGTAACIADLFTFPLDTAKVRLQIQGESKSSAAKGKQSAVKYRGVFGTITTMVRTEGPRSLYSGLVAGLQRQMSFASVRIGLYDSVKQFYTKGSDHVGIGSRLLAGCTTGAMAVALAQPTDVVKVRFQAQARSPGHTRRYCSTIDAYKTIAKEEGVHGLWKGTAPNIARNAIVNCTELVTYDFIKDMLIKSTPLTDNLPCHFVSAFGAGLCTTVIASPVDVVKTRYMNAALGQYTSVLNCAAAMMSKEGPLAFYKGFMPSFLRLGSWNVVMFVTYEQLKRAMMAANHSYTNML encoded by the exons ATGGTTGGATTTGGACCTGCAGATGTGCCTCCGTCAGCAGCAGTCAAGTTTGTGGGAGCAGGAACTGCAGCCTGCATCGCTGACCTGTTCACTTTTCCTCTTGACACAGCCAAAGTTCGGTTgcag ATCCAAGGAGAAAGCAAATCCTCCGCAGCTAAAGGGAAGCAGTCTGCAGTGAAATATCGAGGAGTGTTTGGCACCATCACCACGATGGTGCGCACTGAGGGGCCCAGGAGTCTCTACAGTGGACTGGTGGCAGGCCTCCAGAGACAGATGAGCTTTGCCTCAGTGCGCATTGGTCTTTATGACTCTGTGAAACAGTTCTACACTAAAGGCTCTGATC ATGTTGGCATCGGCAGCCGGCTGCTGGCAGGATGTACCACTGGAGCGATGGCCGTTGCTTTGGCTCAGCCAACAGATGTGGTAAAAGTTCGCTTCCAGGCTCAGGCCAGGTCTCCTGGGCATACCAGGCGCTACTGTAGCACCATCGATGCTTACAAGACCATCGCGAAGGAAGAAGGCGTTCATGGGCTGTGGAAAG GAACAGCTCCAAACATAGCAAGAAATGCAATTGTTAATTGTACTGAGCTGGTGACATATGATTTCATCAAGGACATGCTGATCAAGTCCACTCCCCTGACAG ATAATCTGCCCTGCCACTTTGTATCAGCCTTTGGTGCGGGGTTATGCACAACAGTGATCGCCTCTCCTGTCGATGTGGTCAAGACAAGATACATGAATGCTGCTCTAGGCCAGTACACCAGTGTCCTcaactgtgctgctgccatGATGAGCAAAGAGGGACCACTTGCTTTTTATAAGGG CTTCATGCCATCTTTCTTACGCCTGGGCTCCTGGAATGTGGTGATGTTTGTCACATACGAGCAGCTGAAGCGGGCCATGAtggcagccaatcacagctacaCAAACATGCTGTGA
- the LOC121518737 gene encoding mitochondrial uncoupling protein 2-like isoform X1: MVGFGPADVPPSAAVKFVGAGTAACIADLFTFPLDTAKVRLQIQGESKSSAAKGKQSAVKYRGVFGTITTMVRTEGPRSLYSGLVAGLQRQMSFASVRIGLYDSVKQFYTKGSDHVGIGSRLLAGCTTGAMAVALAQPTDVVKVRFQAQARSPGHTRRYCSTIDAYKTIAKEEGVHGLWKGTAPNIARNAIVNCTELVTYDFIKDMLIKSTPLTGTEQHQHRMNRSEKSSQCFVFGAIFYILSSTDNLPCHFVSAFGAGLCTTVIASPVDVVKTRYMNAALGQYTSVLNCAAAMMSKEGPLAFYKGFMPSFLRLGSWNVVMFVTYEQLKRAMMAANHSYTNML; encoded by the exons ATGGTTGGATTTGGACCTGCAGATGTGCCTCCGTCAGCAGCAGTCAAGTTTGTGGGAGCAGGAACTGCAGCCTGCATCGCTGACCTGTTCACTTTTCCTCTTGACACAGCCAAAGTTCGGTTgcag ATCCAAGGAGAAAGCAAATCCTCCGCAGCTAAAGGGAAGCAGTCTGCAGTGAAATATCGAGGAGTGTTTGGCACCATCACCACGATGGTGCGCACTGAGGGGCCCAGGAGTCTCTACAGTGGACTGGTGGCAGGCCTCCAGAGACAGATGAGCTTTGCCTCAGTGCGCATTGGTCTTTATGACTCTGTGAAACAGTTCTACACTAAAGGCTCTGATC ATGTTGGCATCGGCAGCCGGCTGCTGGCAGGATGTACCACTGGAGCGATGGCCGTTGCTTTGGCTCAGCCAACAGATGTGGTAAAAGTTCGCTTCCAGGCTCAGGCCAGGTCTCCTGGGCATACCAGGCGCTACTGTAGCACCATCGATGCTTACAAGACCATCGCGAAGGAAGAAGGCGTTCATGGGCTGTGGAAAG GAACAGCTCCAAACATAGCAAGAAATGCAATTGTTAATTGTACTGAGCTGGTGACATATGATTTCATCAAGGACATGCTGATCAAGTCCACTCCCCTGACAGGTACAGAACAGCATCAACACAGGATGAataggtcagaaaaatcatctcagtgttttgtttttggagcAATATTTTACATTCTTTCCTCCACAGATAATCTGCCCTGCCACTTTGTATCAGCCTTTGGTGCGGGGTTATGCACAACAGTGATCGCCTCTCCTGTCGATGTGGTCAAGACAAGATACATGAATGCTGCTCTAGGCCAGTACACCAGTGTCCTcaactgtgctgctgccatGATGAGCAAAGAGGGACCACTTGCTTTTTATAAGGG CTTCATGCCATCTTTCTTACGCCTGGGCTCCTGGAATGTGGTGATGTTTGTCACATACGAGCAGCTGAAGCGGGCCATGAtggcagccaatcacagctacaCAAACATGCTGTGA
- the dnajb13 gene encoding dnaJ homolog subfamily B member 13 yields the protein MIYKMSIDYYETLEVNRNATDADIKKAYRRLALKFHPNSSREKGSAERFSQLGEAYDVLSDPRKKATYDKFGEEGLKGGIPPEFGSSGAWSSKYTYHGNPDKTFRHFFGGDNPFADFYTKESPLQFGGLQRVMVKTQDSHIERDLHLSLDDLFHGCNKKIKISRRVMNEDGCTSSIKDKILTIDVQPGWKEGTQIVFSKEGDQGPNSIPADIVFIVRQKSHPLFVRQQNDLIYKAQISLEMALTGFSVDVETLDGRLLTIPINDIVHPAYRKVVTGEGMPLSQDASQRGNLIITFDVQFPEKLSAERRQLIKQALHF from the exons atgatttataaaatgagtATTGACTACTACGAGACCCTGGAAGTAAACAGAAATGCAACGGACGCAGATATCAAGAAGgc ATATCGACGTCTTGCTCTGAAGTTTCATCCAAACAGCAGCAGGGAAAAGGGAAGTGCCGAGAGATTCAGTCAGCTGGGTGAAGCCTACGACGTGCTCAGTGACC CTCGAAAAAAGGCGACCTATGATAAGTTTGGTGAGGAAGGTCTTAAAGGTGGGATCCCACCTGAGTTTGGCAGCAGTGGGGCCTGGTCATCTAAATACACCTACCATGGGAACCCAGACAAAACATTCAGACATTTCTTTGGAGGTGACAACCCATTTGCAG ACTTTTATACAAAAGAATCACCACTTCAGTTTGGTGGCCTGCAACGAGTTATGGTCAAGACCCAAGACTCTCACATCGAAAGAGACCTTCATCTTTCCCTGGATGATCTCTTCCACGGATGCAATAAAAAGATTAAGATATCTCGTAGG GTTATGAATGAAGATGGATGCACCTCCAGTATTAAAGACAAGATCCTGACTATAGATGTGCAGCCTGGGTGGAAAGAAGGCACACAAATAGTTTTTTCTAAAGAGGGAGATCAG GGACCAAACAGCATCCCAGCTGATATTGTGTTCATAGTGCGACAGAAGAGCCATCCTCTGTTTGTACGACAACAAAATGACCTGATCTACAAGGCACAGATCTCTCTAGAGATG GCCCTAACTGGGTTCTCTGTGGATGTGGAGACACTAGATGGCAGGCTACTCACTATTCCCATCAATGACATTGTGCA CCCAGCATACAGAAAGGTGGTGACTGGAGAGGGAATGCCGCTGTCCCAGGATGCCTCTCAGAGAGGAAACCTCATCATCACATTTGATGTCCAGTTTCCAGAGAAGCTGTCTGCTGAGAGGAGGCAACTAATCAAGCAAGCTCTTCATTTCTAA